The Gemmata palustris genome includes a region encoding these proteins:
- a CDS encoding class I SAM-dependent methyltransferase, translating into MSYVHSMTHRVLPSAADLARLFALKYGDPTTTGPNPRRRHTHNYFLPADVYEATVANAVFPGCDWLDVGGGTSPFPDNPKLASELAARANRFVGVDPSANVFDNPYTREKHQAFIEDYTSPAPFDVATLRMVAEHVTSPDSVVSALARLVKPGGLAIVFTVDLWSPITVVSRVVPFDLHYPVKKLLWGGEEKDTFPTAYLMNSRRDLKRLFARGGFRESEFAWVDDCSALSRFPLLNTVELVARNALRKVALRYPECNLLGVYCRK; encoded by the coding sequence ATGTCCTACGTTCACTCCATGACTCACCGCGTGCTCCCCTCGGCCGCCGATCTCGCGCGGCTCTTCGCACTGAAATACGGCGATCCCACCACCACGGGGCCGAACCCCCGGCGCCGACACACACACAACTACTTCCTGCCCGCGGACGTGTACGAAGCGACCGTCGCGAATGCCGTGTTTCCCGGCTGCGACTGGCTCGACGTCGGCGGCGGAACGAGCCCGTTTCCCGACAATCCCAAACTCGCGAGCGAACTCGCCGCCCGTGCGAACCGCTTCGTGGGGGTCGATCCCAGCGCGAACGTCTTCGACAACCCGTACACGCGCGAGAAACACCAAGCGTTCATAGAGGATTACACTTCGCCCGCGCCCTTCGATGTTGCGACGCTGCGGATGGTCGCGGAGCACGTCACGTCCCCGGACTCAGTTGTGAGCGCGCTCGCGCGCCTGGTGAAGCCGGGTGGTCTGGCGATTGTGTTCACGGTCGATTTGTGGTCACCGATTACGGTGGTGTCGCGTGTGGTCCCGTTCGACCTGCACTACCCCGTGAAGAAGCTGCTTTGGGGTGGTGAAGAGAAGGACACGTTCCCGACCGCGTACCTGATGAACTCGCGCCGAGACCTCAAGCGACTTTTCGCACGCGGCGGGTTCCGCGAATCGGAGTTCGCGTGGGTCGATGATTGCTCCGCGCTCTCGCGCTTTCCGCTCCTAAACACGGTGGAATTGGTGGCCCGGAACGCGCTGCGAAAGGTGGCGTTGCGCTATCCCGAATGCAACCTATTGGGCGTTTATTGCCGGAAATGA
- a CDS encoding serine/threonine-protein kinase translates to MPPATIKAARLPSLARYEFGAAIGSGGMGTVYRALDRTTKSLVAIKVLRSKISENHSVHQRLFQEFRAATQLEHPNIVRALDIGIDGSISYLVYELVEGANLGDRILSAGKIAEPDAVKIITQVAQALHYAHLRQVVHRDIKPDNILVLPDGRAKLTDFGLAKDYNNDLDLTSHASALGTPNFMAPEQFGNAKCADARCDVYALGATLYNAVTGKLPFHAKFPLAILARKEKETLSVRSVVPELSERLDAAIQSALQVDPDLRPQSCLEFFKLLTVRSKFDADVPDLSTLQYKKSAGPSDRRACVRHVLDMGTCGVIDTSATGEGNPDSEEMWPLVVRDVSVGGLGVLLARRFEPGTELTIEFLTGASDVTRLQVRVVRIEPESAGHWIHGCAFRNNLSDDELEYLLQYA, encoded by the coding sequence ATGCCGCCCGCGACAATCAAGGCCGCTCGTTTACCATCATTGGCTCGCTACGAGTTTGGTGCCGCGATCGGTTCCGGCGGCATGGGGACCGTGTACCGAGCCCTGGACCGCACCACGAAAAGTCTGGTCGCGATCAAGGTGTTGCGGAGCAAGATCTCCGAGAACCACTCCGTTCACCAGCGCCTCTTCCAGGAGTTCCGCGCCGCGACTCAACTCGAACACCCGAACATCGTTCGCGCACTCGATATCGGAATCGACGGCTCCATCAGCTACCTCGTTTACGAACTGGTCGAGGGCGCGAACCTCGGCGACCGGATTCTGTCCGCGGGCAAGATCGCGGAACCCGACGCGGTCAAAATCATCACGCAGGTGGCGCAGGCGCTCCACTACGCGCACCTGCGCCAAGTCGTTCACCGCGACATCAAGCCGGACAACATCCTCGTGCTGCCGGACGGCCGCGCGAAACTCACCGACTTCGGGCTGGCGAAGGATTACAACAACGACCTCGACCTGACGAGCCACGCCAGCGCGCTGGGCACGCCGAACTTCATGGCCCCGGAGCAGTTCGGGAACGCGAAATGCGCCGACGCCCGGTGCGATGTGTACGCGCTGGGGGCGACGCTTTACAACGCGGTGACCGGGAAGCTCCCGTTCCACGCGAAGTTCCCGCTCGCGATCCTCGCCCGCAAAGAGAAAGAGACACTCTCGGTCCGATCCGTGGTGCCCGAACTCAGCGAACGACTCGACGCGGCGATTCAGAGCGCGCTACAAGTCGATCCGGACCTGCGGCCCCAATCGTGCCTGGAGTTCTTCAAGCTGCTCACCGTCCGGTCGAAGTTTGATGCCGACGTGCCGGACCTCAGCACGCTCCAGTACAAGAAATCGGCCGGGCCGAGCGACCGCCGCGCCTGTGTTCGGCACGTACTGGATATGGGCACGTGTGGCGTGATTGATACCTCGGCCACCGGTGAGGGGAACCCGGATAGCGAGGAGATGTGGCCGTTGGTGGTCCGCGATGTGTCGGTCGGTGGGCTCGGGGTGCTCCTCGCGCGCCGGTTCGAGCCGGGCACCGAACTGACGATCGAGTTCCTGACCGGTGCGTCGGACGTGACGCGGCTCCAGGTCCGCGTGGTGCGCATCGAGCCGGAAAGTGCCGGCCACTGGATTCACGGGTGTGCGTTCAGGAACAACTTGAGCGACGATGAACTCGAGTACCTGCTCCAGTACGCCTGA